The Rhodamnia argentea isolate NSW1041297 chromosome 7, ASM2092103v1, whole genome shotgun sequence genome contains the following window.
ttttttaattaaagttaTTTACAAGTGTAGTCTATTCCAAATGTCATTTAATAGGtgaaagagaagaaattgaGCTTGGGGGTTTCGCTGGGGGACGATGTCCTGACGATTACCGTGGAGCCAAATGTCGATCATGCGCTCGCCGTGGGACTTCTTGTTGTTTACGAACTATTCAACCGTAGTTTGTGACAAGTTCACCGACATGCTGTCGCGTTCGCAAAATCACCACCACCTCTCGAAAAATTACTAACCAAGATCTGGGAAGAACGTACGTTAGCTTTCTATCCAAACTTTCATTATCCAACGTACCTTTTCAAAGTTATCTATCCTTATTTATAGATAAGAAAGTTGCCATTCAAAAAGCACCTCTTCATGGGGTCCTCTCAAACACACCTCTTCGTGTACATTATCAAACACACCTCTTCATGGACGTATTATTACAGAACTCCCACCTGATCTTTCCAGGCCAACACGTACCAAAAGATCGAGACCCCCTTTTGAATAAAGAGGGATTTTCTATGGCCCGCCGTGTTCACCAACGGCAATTTCTATGTTTTACTAGAAGGGGCGATGTTTTCCCTCACCCACAGCGGATTACATAGCGATCGATAAGGAACAGAGCGAGAAAAGATTAGGTCGGCACGACATGTTTCCAACAATCATCTGATAATAAAGCGTGACTAACATAATTGTcttgctttttctcttcttttcaaccTCTGTCTCTTGTTCATCCTTTTCCTCTTTGTACTTTTCGAGTTGCTGCTACTTTTCTTTTGGGCCGAAAGTAGAGTGGACTTTGGGCCCACCGATGTCGGAGTAAAAGTGCGGGCCCAGTTTACGTGCGCAGTTATCATTGAGCGGTGTCCACGTCACCACATGGACAATCGGTTTTGTTTATGTTGACTTGTTCggtaaaaattgtgaaaattaccTAAATGTATGACAACAGAATAATATTCATTTATCGGGTTTGCAATTTGTCGAGAATCTAATGCTTTATATGTTGGTAATTGTCCTCGTGGATGAAGGGAGATTTGTGTTTAGGATACGTGTTTTTCTAATAATCaatccaaagaagaaaaataaaagggttaataccgcGAAAAATCTGAAATCGGCACCCATGTAATCAAATATATCCCAAATCAATTTTTGGgtcactaaaaattcaaaactagtgtacctataataaatttatgacaaattaatttttgggtcACCTAAAACTCTAAAATAATATAGGTATGGCACGTTTACCTTAGGTTACTTCCATAAAATTTTATCTTGAAATTGCTGAGCTGAATTACACGTGGTAATAACTCAATTGAGGTGGTAAGTCCACGTGAAAAttcgtatctctctctctctctttatttcttAAGTCGTAATTtggaaataaaatattcaaaaatattttaaaatattatgttgtcgTCGGCTGATTGGAATTCGtcggattgactaaattggcatagtagcaaaagttttagaattgaatcaataaaaaaaaaaaagtttagaactgaattgatacaattgcaaaaagcttacgactttttttataattttttcaaagaaataatATAACCTTCTTATTGAAGGGAGGAGCGAGCAGTAAGTTAAGCTCAAAATGAACGTTTGGTCCGACCCTCATTACCTTTAATCTTAAGGCTGCCAAGGGACTTTTTGAGCTCAGAAAAGcctttgacaaaaaatgaaatgtgTTTGGTGCAACTACTCGAAAGCTCATCTGGGAAAATTTAATGTATTTTCAAAGAGCCTTTCTCTCAAGGCAAGGGCCGAGTAACTTCGGCTTTCTAGCATTTTTCGGCATGCCGAAACTCAAGAGCTATCGAATTGTACTCTTCCAAACTTGCTCTCAATGACATTTTCGTATTCCTTTAAACCACTAGAGAAAAATCACTCTTTACTATCTCTTTGCAAAGCCAAAGAATCACCGATGATTATCAAAGTCGAGGCCGGCCTAGTGGCTTGACAGGGGTCACATTTTGATGCTCGCCAAGGTCAAGGCTCACCCAATCGTGTGACCTTGGCGATCTTCTAGCCCTCAAGCTCACCTCTTGTCCCCATATTTGGCATATTTGAGGTTGTGCAATCTCAGCGACAAGCCGTCGTATGAGCTACCGATGTCATAAGAgatatctttttttgttcttttttaattaaagttaTTTAGAAGTGTAGTCTATTCCAAATGTCATTTAAATCAATGTTGTTTCGTAATGGGCTTTTCAATTATAGTTTATCCAAACACAAATTGCATTGCATGAAAACTTTTTTAGTCGGAAGTCCTTCACGTTTGTGCAAATATTTCCTAAGCACCTCCTTAATTAGAATGCAAACGGAAAAATCGATTACGGGGCCGGATCATTGAGCCGGGCCATTGGCATTTACGACGTCGTACAATACCGTCCCGCCAGCCCCCGAGGCTTCCAGTGCAAGCCTCAACAAAGCCGCTGATCAGTATTCAGTAGCGAGTCGAGCGAGAAGTGAAGTGACCGGGAGCGAAGGATCAACCCAGACTGCTTCTTCCTTCATGAACCGAGGCTAATCTCtaccttccttccttccttccttcacTGGTCTTCCGCATCGGTTCTTGGCGAGGATTCGAGGAGCAATGGCGACCGCACCGGCCAAACCCTGGAGGGTGGAGTACGCGAAGTCGGCACGAGCGTCGTGCAAGTCCTGCAAGAGCTCCATCGACAAGGAGAAGCTCCGGCTCGGCAAGATGGTCCAGTCCTCTCAGTTCGACGGCTTCATCCCTGTAATCTCTCCCCTCTTTTGACATGTAATGCCAGTCTTAGGTTTTGTGTTGTTACGGTTATTTGAGGGGCTTAAAGCTATCATTTTTCTCTTCGCTGTGGATTCCGGATCATGCTTTCTGTTTGCCCATTTCTTGATTTTAGATGGAACGTTGGGTGCGTCGATTTTTCTGGCGCTTTAGTGGAGGTACTTGTGTTCGTGTTCGCTGTCCTAAGCGGTTAGACTCGGTTTCGACTCGAGCTTTCAGTTATTATGCTAAAAAATGACGGTTCTACGTTAAGTTTCAACCTTTTGTTGCTTGTAAGGCCCTGTAATGTGTGTGCACCGAGATGTAGCGTAGGATGCGTGTGTAGCATTTTTATAGAATTAACTTGTTGATTTTTGTTTCAATGGTCTTCAAATCACCCTGTTTCCCAAATGAGCGAAGTTGCCTGGTATGATCATGTTCATCGTCTTGCTTTCAGCATGACTTTTCTATTAGGATTAATCTGAGAGGGATGCAGGAGGGAGCcatgtaattaaaaaaagatatccTACTTCATATGATTCCCTCGTTggtagagcatgctccacttTCTTGCGTAGCAGACATCACGTTAGTGGAGATTATGTAGAGAATGAAGGCACATTGTTGCTCAAGTTTTGATTAGTTATGAATATACGGCAGTTAGCCCCGTGAGCATGTTTGCAATCTTTGTTCATTTAGAAGGTTAAGGGGACCCAAAAATGGGTATGACTTACATTAAGTAACTTCTACCACAATACAATTTCTTACGTGAGCACCAGTGCCCTCATATTTGCTAAAAGTAGAGATCGTTTCAAAGATCAACTTTTGATCTTCGGCCAATTTCCTTTAGAGAGAGGAATAGAATGCTCTTTACTTTTGATACAATGgggaacttcaatttttttacctaTAGCTTGTTGCAGATGACAGCTTTCTCTTGGTAATTTTCATGGGCGGCTTCGCTTCTGAAGTCGTTTTGGATAAGGAACTACCCCCTTGGtatctttcatgatatgatttgatttatccttacaaaaattatagaaaaaagcTAAAGCAAGATTTTCTTGGGGAttgttgaacatttttatgCTGACTACaatcaataatatataattttaaGATGTTTTCCCGttttcaaatttgaagattaatttaatctaatctCATCTATGGAATGATGTTACTTGAAGGTTGGCGATGCCTTCGAAGTAAAATATGATGTTAAAAAGATCCACTTTCCTCTTTCTTAAGCAAGTTAGCTATAAGTTTTAAGTTACTAGAAGTTACTGCCCATTTTGCTAAGACTTTCCATACTGCGAAAAACCAAATAGGTCACCATATTATGAGTTTTAGAGGATGGCAATGAAATTCATTACTGAAAGCCATGTGCTAGATGTGTATACGAATTATGTGACAAGTTAATTTTGTGTCACACGGTGCGAGCCTTGTGTGATATGTAGATACTACTGTGATATGTAGAGACTACTTACATGGTCTACTCGTAAACAAGCCCATTAAGCTATATTTCTTCATGTTTAATTGTGAATAGTTTCTCAGTGATTATGAATTTGCATGTTCTCTGATTATGTTCTTGACCTACAAGCTTCGttttgaatttgatttgaaGCCTTCTTATGTTATTTCACGATCCGGAGATATCTTCACTGTGGAGATTTAACATGTGTTTGTTTTTGGATCAGATGTGGAATCATGCTGATTGCATTATGAGGAAagcaaatcaaattaaatcgtaCGTTCTCTAGCAGTTATGCCTATGTGGGGTTTCATTAATTAATCAGGAGCTGTTTACTAagttatcttgaaaatttattttcaactAGGATTGATGATGTTGAAGGCTTAGAGTTGCTTCGGTGGGAGGATCAACAAAAGATCAGGAAATATGTGGAGAGTTGCGGTCCTTCAACCAAAAATTCCTCCGCTGACTCAGAGTGCAGCATTGAAGTGTCACCAACTTCTCGTGCATCCTGCAGGCAATGTGGTCAAAAGATTATGAAAGGGGAAGTATGACCTTATTCTTTTTGTTTAGTTCTTTCTACCAGAATAGTATTTACTCATCATGGTTGCATCATAGCATAAACCATAAAAATGGAACAGGAAACAAGTGTTTTTGTTGCTTAGAGGAAATCATAAGTCAACTAGCTTTTGTGTACAATACAGTACTTTTGTGGTCACTCTTTTTGTTGATTGCAAGGAAAAGATTTTACTTGGTTGTAGAAGACCTTTTGATAGGATTTTATCCAACCATAGGTCTTGTGGAGGTATAGTGTTTTACGGATTCATCTGCAGGAACTAAAATTGGCTTTTGGTGACTTGGATTAATAGCTGGGAACATTGGGTTGTTTGTTAAATGACTCCTTGTAATGTGAAATTCAAATAAGTACTTAACCATACTTAAAGGGTGAAGTTATCCAGTCTCTTAACCTTTTTTAAGAGATTTTGACTAGACTGTTATATGTGGATGCTATCCAGAGCTTAAGCTTAGAAACCAATTTACATTGATCACAACTCATTGGTAAATAGAATCTACTTGTTGAAAAGAAAGAGTTTTAGACTACAAACGAATGCATTCTTCTAAAGGGGAAAGTACTCAAGGGCATCTATCACCAGAACCAAAAACAGagaacagaaagaaaagaaaaagtttcatCCAGTCAGCGTAGTTTCTTATTCTGATGGCAATAACATAGACTACTAGAACTTTTGCTGATATTTGCGCTCTTCTTTATCAGACCCGGATATCTATAAAGCCTGATGGTCAAGGAGTCAAGGGCTTGGCGTGGCATCATGCGCATTGTTTCATTAACAGATCTCCATCTACTCAACTGGACAAGATAAGTGGATGGGACAGCCTTTCTGTTTCTGATCAGGCACCGCTAATAGACTTGGTTAAAAGCGTTCCCTCAGCAGCAAAGAATGGTATGGAATCAGTTGTTTCTTCTATGTCGGAAAAACCAGAGAGAGCACCGAGTTGTGATTCCAATTCACCGAGTTGTGATTCCAATTACTGTCTTGTGTCGTGGTTTGATTCCAATTACTGTCTTGTGTCGTGGTTTGATTCCCATTACTGTCTTTTGTTGTGGTTGTCTTCTTAGGGAAAAAGCATGAGCCACAAAAGAATGAAGAAATTGTGCAAGAGCCAACCTCCATAGCTGGAATGAAGCGCAAGAAAGATGTTACAGGCGAGCAGAAGTCAAAAGCAATCAAAGCTGAAGGAGATGTGCGCACAAGTGGGGTTGCCCATTCAAAGAATGTTGATCATGAAGACATAAATGTGTCTGAACTAGAAACTAAACTCGAGGCCCAGACCAAAGAGTTATGGGCATTGAAAGATGACTTAAAGAAGCATGTCACAACTTCTGAGATGCGTGAAATGCTTGAAGCAAATGATCAAGATTCAACAGGATCTGAACTTGATTTGCGTGACAAATGGTAAATGTTTGTACATAGGCCTCACCTGTATTGTAGGTTTCTGCTTTAGCTTTTACGCCAAGTTTTGATCTTTTTGATGAGTGCCTCCAGTAGTGATTTGTCATGTCATTCATGACCAGTATATAAACTGTTTTCAAGACTGGCAATGCGCTTTAGCCAATGTTTTATTGTATACTATAGTATATATTAAAAGTTGCACGGCTCTTATTGGCACCTGTTTTGTTTAGTGCTGATGGGATGTTGTTTGGAGCACTGGCTAGCTGCCCAGTTTGTGCTGGTTCACTTCGATACTCTAGTGGCATGTATAGATGTCAGGGGTATCTGTCAGCATGGAGCAAGTGTTCTTATTCTACTCGAGAACCAGAACGTGTCCAAGGGAAATGGAAAATCCCAGAAGGAACGGACAATCAATATCTGAAAAAGGTAAATATGCTCATGTATTACATGTGCAAAGTTATCCATTAgttaactctctttttccttaataCAGTGGTTTAAATCACAAAAAGGGAAGAAGCCCATTCGAATTCTTCCACCACCCTCGGCTGCCAGTCCTTTAGGAGGTCGGAATGCTGGTCAGTCTCAATCATCAAGGATTGAAAGCTTGGGAGATCTAAAAGTTGCTATTGTTGGATCTACGAAGGAATCTATTGTATGATTTTTGCTCTCCATGCTTTTCAGATAATGACTATGGAAATATACACAATAGCATTTTGAACAAACTTATAACTGCGTTGGGCATAAAATTTATTGCAGTGGTGTTTGTGCAGACTGAGTGgaaatcaaaaattgaggaagCAGGTGGACAAGTTCATGCCAAGATTAGGAAAGGTATTATTCTATGAACTGAAGTGTGGATACTTGCTCCGTTCATGCTTCATTCCGTATGGTAAGTTCAGGGCCATTGAACTGATAAATGTACCTCGCATTGACAATTGACAGACACTAGTTGTGTAGTTGTTGGTGGAGAGCTGGACGATCAAGAGGCTGAGATGAGAAAGGCTAGGTAGGCTACTGTTAAGGCCGGCCTTCAACATGAGATTTCTTGAGCTAATGTGGCAGTTTGTTTTGGCAGGAGGATCAAAATTCCTATTGTTAGAGAGGATTATCTGGTTGACTGTTTTAAGAGACAGAAGAAGCTTTCATGTGATCTTTATAAAGTTGAAGCCCTTGGCAAAGCTTCAGGTGTAGTTACTGTCAAAGTGAAAGGGCGAAGTGCTGTGCATGAATCATCGGAGATGCAAGACTCTGGTCACATCCTGGAGGATGGAAAAAGCATCTATAATACTACTTTGAACATGTCTGACTTATCAACAGGTGTAAACAGGTTAGTTCTTGTGTCCATATTGTTCATGTCATTCTCACTTTCGTTTCTCATTTTCGCTTTTGCGCGTGTGCGCCTGGGCGTGTGGTTTTGATGTCCAAGGATGGATTCTCCTAGGAAGAATGAAAAGTTTCTGGATTTACTTAAGAGACCGTGTAGAAATAAACTACAGTTTGGTGTGACGTTGGTCGTCTATACCTGATTTCAGTATGAATTTGTTAGTATAGCCTTATTGATTTTGCTATGCTTCCTAGGTAGATTCGGTTGATTATTCTTCTTACGTGTCCGACGACTCTCCTCTTCGATGGGAGGCTGTAGCTCTGAGCATGAACCCTTtggcatgtttttttttatttttgaaaagcaATGGCATGATGTTTCccctgattttttttcaatctgtTTAAAAACCTTGTTTGGAATCAGGGTGCTCCTCTGATCAGTAACTTTGCTTTAAGCCAAGATCTATTGGTATATCCCGAATGAGGACCTATTAGCTGGATTGACCTGGTTGTTTGATCTgcagattttatcttttctttagaCGTTAAGATGAAACTTCGTATCAAATTGTGaagaaatttcacaaatccCTTTACTTTGAGTGCATATCTCATCTACAAAGAATACATGGTTGGCTCTGTTAATCGCTGAAAAGGATGGAAAATTCCCTTTACTCTTCAATTTCTGCTCAAAATAGATGAGGGGGAATCTGCAAAGTACCTTCCGAAGAAATTCTATGTTATATTGATAAAGTGTTAGCTATTGGCCACAAAAATAATGGGCCTAATTGCGACTGTTTCAAAAGCTTTGAGGGTGTAAGAAACTATAAAATAGTTTAAACTAGGTGACATATAAGGATGGAGTTAGGgcatttttaatgcattttggaACATGGTAATGTATTTTAAAACAAACTAGGATCAGTGGTTCAAGTTGATAACTGACATTGTAACATTATAAGGGAAACTGAAAGAAAGTGAGGGAAAGAGATGGCAGATTTGTCTTAATTCAGCCCCGGTCTCCAGTTTCTTCTACTGGCATATTTATGTTTGTGTACATATGAATTACTTCTGGTTAATTGACTACTGCGGCTTGGATGGGGGTCTAGTTGCAATTTACTACTCTCAAAATAggtttcctttcttcttttaattgtgtcaccAAGTTGGATCTTCTTGCACAGAGATTAGTACATAGAAGACGATGCAAACTTGCTTCTTGAAAGTGGTTAGTTCTTAACTGCAGCATTTAAAATGTAACCTTTGCACTGGAATGGGCTTTACAGGTTAGGCAAAAGGAGTTAAGACTTTGTGGACTTTGGATGTATGTGCATGTGTAAGTAGACACGgtattctatatatatatatagaatgTAAATTAGgaatggaaaatgaaaataatttgctAGAAGAAAGTATGGTAACAAATAGTGATGGCATATACATTGATTAATAAGGTTATAAAAGTTGACTTTGTGATAAGATTGTAAATTGTGTGGACCAAATTGTTCTTATCATCCCCAGTTAATTTTCACAAACCTTTCTCTTATATGATCTTCCTAAAGTCTAGGGTCAAATAACTACGATCTCATTgtttattatttgaatattaaaCCAGTGACTTAATTTAATAGCTTAAGCCTTTAGAACTATTGGAAGTAGTTCCacaattttaaatttgtcatgaaatgTGTTAATTAAACTATGTATGAAATGGTGGTGGCTAATTGGCCAATTTGAAATGTTATGAGCTGATTGTAAGCTTTTTAGTTTGGAGCTACATTGCAGAACTGACAAGGAAattggcttcttttttttcaacctTTTCAATTTATGTATGCCTGGCTGATTTTCAGTTTACTGAACTCTGATCAAAGTCTACTACATGACTGCTTGATGTCCatataaatgtttttttttttttttggttaaaccTTACTCTTGCTGATGGATGACTCTATCTGGTTGCTCTGCATAGTTACTACATCCTCCAAATAATCCAAGAAGATAGAGGGTCGGACTGTTACCTTTTCCGGAAATGGGGTCGAGTGGGCAATGAAAAAATTGGAGGATCCAAATTAGAGGGGCTTTCAAAATCAGATGCAATCGATCAATTCAAACGGTTGTTTCTTGACAAGACAGGAAATCTATGGGAGGCATGGGAGTCAAAAGAGAATTTTCGGAAGCAACCTGGCAGATTCTACCCTCTGGATATAGTACTCCTCATCTATATTGCTTTATTCAATGCAAATATACTCGATTAAGtgtgaaattttctttctctctaaCTTTCCAAATGATCGATTTGTAGGACTACGGAGTCAGCAAACAGGTCGCAAAGAAAACTTCAGATGATGCAGATAGCCGACTTGCCCCTCCATTGAAAGAACTGATGAGGATACTTTTTAACGTGGAGACATATAGGTCATATGATAACCAATATTAGAATTTCGTGACCCATGGTGCTTTGTATTCTATCTAAGTCCAATATTGACTGCAGAGCTGCTATGATGGAATTTGAAATCAATATGTCGGAAATGCCGCTTGGAAAACTAAGCAAAACTAACATAAGGAAAGGTACTTGATTTGAGTATCAATCTTTTCTGATTTGTATAACCAGCTGAAAtgccatatttttctttctgtaATTAGATTATATTCAGGAATCATGGGTTTGGTGATATTATACTTCTTTTATCTCAGGTTTTGAAGCATTGACAGACGTTCAGAATCTGTTGAATAGTGGAACTCACGAACCATCCGTCAAAGAAAGTTTGCTTATTGATGCGAGCAACCGATTTTTCACGGTGATCCCATCTATTCATCCGCATGTTATCAAGGATGAAGATGATTTTCAGTCCAAGGTACCGAATGCACTGCAAAATGCATTGCATGTTTCATCACGTAATGTCATGTGTTTCTTGTGAAGCCAATGAGATTGTAGTTGATTGATTTCTACCTAGACAAAATATTTCTCATCCGTGTCATCTCATACTTTTTACATGTGAGGTAAGGCTGAAAGGATTCTTCTCTTATGACTCAAGAAATGTGCATGGGCCATTCTCAGGTAGAAAATGTCTACGTGTGACTTGCTTGCTCCTTGCATGAACCCACACAAATGTTCCTTGATGCAGCCAGAATCAATGTACCCTTTTGGTTTCTGTTTTGGTTGTGCAACGTGAACTCAAACTgttcaaaaaagagagagagagagaaaggaaaaaagaactcAAACTGCAAAAGAATGAGATATTTGGCCAGTATCTGGCAATAGATGCAATATTGGCTTGATGGTGATTACTAGGGAACATCTGGAACGataatgagattgaaattcTTTGTGATTGCCATCAGACTACAGGAAGCTATAGTTGCAGAGCATGTCATATTTCCATTCCTATATTCCCTGGTTTTATCCTATTGCTTTAGtgttttctaaaatttaaagtCAGGAACCTTTACCATATGGATATTTTAAAGGCAGTCTACAACCGAATAAAGTGGGGATTACCCTACATGGCTCATAACCAATTTGATACCTTGGTGAATTTAGCTGCTTTCCACAGTGGCTCATTGAAATTATTATGTCAAATATGTTCTTGCCTTTATGGCAGGTGAAAATGTTAGAAGCTCTTCAGGACATTGAAATTGCATCTAGACTGGTTGGCTTTGATGTTGATAATGACGATTCGCTTGATGAGAAGTACAAAAAGCTTCGATGTAACATTGATCCCCTTCCTCATGATAGTGAAGAGTATCAGCTGATCGAGAAGTATCTCCATAAGACCCATGCACCTACTCACACGGTTGGTGTACTCTGTGATTGTTGATCGTAGACTTCGGCTTCACTGGATTCTCCtactctctatctctctctcacccaTTCTAGTAGAATATTTATTCTGCTTCTTTATCTTTAGGATTGGACTCTAGAATTGGAGGACGTTTTCTCACTTGAACGTGAAGGGGAATTTGATAAATTTGCTCCCTTCCGGCAAAGCCTAAGGAATAGAATGCTTTTATGGCATGGTTAGTGACAACTTTAATTCATTAAAGAGTGACATGATCTTTCGTTTGAGTGGCtattccaaaagaaaatgattagtaGCGACTAAAAGTTTCTGCTCCACAGGTTCTCGCTTGACAAACTTTGTAGGTATACTCAGTCAGGGTATGAGAATTGCTCCTCCTGAAGCTCCAGCAACTGGCTACATGGTTCTCCAcctcctccctccccccctccctccttccctccctctctctctctccccatatatatatatgcatgtggtttttcttgtttatgttGAAACTTTATCTGCAAATTTAACTATCACTTGTTATGCAGTTTGGCAAAGGAGTATATTTTGCTGACATGGTCAGTAAAAGTGCCCAGTATTGCTTCACTGATAAGAATAATCCTGTTGGGCTAATGCTCTTGAGTGAAGTTGCTTTGGGAGAGGTCTATGAGCTTAAGAAGGCAAAGGTATGTGTGCATATTAGGTCTTTGAGGCCTGAAGGGATAACTGGTTTCCTTTATGCCTATATGTTGTTGACAAACTGCTTTGTAGGAAAAGTTTCTGATAGCTTGGAATCCTGCCTCAATTTTGTTGCTCAATATTCATTAAATTTGCAtgtcaaacttttaatttgcaagAGGGGCTTATTaccctttcttttatttgtcatTCAGTATATGGATAAGCCCCCGGAAGGCAGACACTCTACTAAAGGTCTAGGCAAGAAGATACCCCAGGAATCTGAGTACGTGAAATGGAAGGATGATGTTATTGTTCCCTGTGGCAAACCAGTATCTTCTAATGTGAAAG
Protein-coding sequences here:
- the LOC115752007 gene encoding poly [ADP-ribose] polymerase 1 produces the protein MATAPAKPWRVEYAKSARASCKSCKSSIDKEKLRLGKMVQSSQFDGFIPMWNHADCIMRKANQIKSIDDVEGLELLRWEDQQKIRKYVESCGPSTKNSSADSECSIEVSPTSRASCRQCGQKIMKGETRISIKPDGQGVKGLAWHHAHCFINRSPSTQLDKISGWDSLSVSDQAPLIDLVKSVPSAAKNGKKHEPQKNEEIVQEPTSIAGMKRKKDVTGEQKSKAIKAEGDVRTSGVAHSKNVDHEDINVSELETKLEAQTKELWALKDDLKKHVTTSEMREMLEANDQDSTGSELDLRDKCADGMLFGALASCPVCAGSLRYSSGMYRCQGYLSAWSKCSYSTREPERVQGKWKIPEGTDNQYLKKWFKSQKGKKPIRILPPPSAASPLGGRNAGQSQSSRIESLGDLKVAIVGSTKESITEWKSKIEEAGGQVHAKIRKDTSCVVVGGELDDQEAEMRKARRIKIPIVREDYLVDCFKRQKKLSCDLYKVEALGKASGVVTVKVKGRSAVHESSEMQDSGHILEDGKSIYNTTLNMSDLSTGVNSYYILQIIQEDRGSDCYLFRKWGRVGNEKIGGSKLEGLSKSDAIDQFKRLFLDKTGNLWEAWESKENFRKQPGRFYPLDIDYGVSKQVAKKTSDDADSRLAPPLKELMRILFNVETYRAAMMEFEINMSEMPLGKLSKTNIRKGFEALTDVQNLLNSGTHEPSVKESLLIDASNRFFTVIPSIHPHVIKDEDDFQSKVKMLEALQDIEIASRLVGFDVDNDDSLDEKYKKLRCNIDPLPHDSEEYQLIEKYLHKTHAPTHTDWTLELEDVFSLEREGEFDKFAPFRQSLRNRMLLWHGSRLTNFVGILSQGMRIAPPEAPATGYMFGKGVYFADMVSKSAQYCFTDKNNPVGLMLLSEVALGEVYELKKAKYMDKPPEGRHSTKGLGKKIPQESEYVKWKDDVIVPCGKPVSSNVKASELMYNEYIVYNTAQVKMQFLLKVRFHHKR